A part of Thermoflexus hugenholtzii JAD2 genomic DNA contains:
- a CDS encoding metal-sulfur cluster assembly factor, producing the protein MPENEVAPLSASPAGSEEELIQKIREALRTVVDPEIGMNVVSLGLIRNIEVQPDLVQITMILTTPFCPAGPYLLEQVRYVTEQVTGRPTKVTLSMEMWDPSMMEEDALAEWGMW; encoded by the coding sequence ATGCCGGAGAACGAGGTGGCTCCCCTGTCCGCTTCTCCCGCTGGATCCGAGGAGGAGCTGATCCAGAAGATCCGTGAGGCCCTCCGCACCGTGGTGGACCCGGAGATCGGGATGAACGTGGTCTCCCTGGGCCTGATTCGCAACATCGAGGTCCAGCCGGATTTGGTGCAGATCACCATGATCCTCACCACCCCCTTCTGCCCCGCCGGCCCCTACCTGCTGGAGCAAGTGCGTTACGTGACGGAGCAGGTGACCGGCCGGCCGACGAAGGTCACCCTGAGTATGGAGATGTGGGATCCCTCCATGATGGAGGAGGATGCTCTGGCAGAGTGGGGGATGTGGTGA
- a CDS encoding helix-turn-helix transcriptional regulator, producing MSQTRQQILQRLKERGRMTAAQLAEELGLTPVTVHYHLNILQRQGLVDAQVERRGVGRPRLVFFLREEALSQFPQGYHRLAARLLNELKSRLPEEEIHRLFIAMAQEIAVEHGERVRACRTLEEKLEALVELLGEEGFLARWERLGNELRLHQYNCPYNYVVHHHPEVCDLDRTLIALTLEADVERSSCILSGDLCCTFIIRTAAPSSVSFQREEPSYPSAA from the coding sequence ATGAGCCAGACCCGACAGCAGATCCTGCAGCGTTTAAAGGAACGGGGACGGATGACCGCGGCGCAGCTCGCCGAGGAGCTGGGGCTTACGCCGGTCACCGTCCATTATCATCTGAATATCCTGCAGCGTCAAGGGTTGGTGGATGCGCAGGTGGAGCGGCGGGGGGTGGGCCGGCCCCGGCTGGTGTTCTTCCTGCGGGAGGAGGCCCTCTCCCAGTTCCCCCAGGGTTACCATCGCCTGGCTGCTCGTCTGCTCAACGAGCTCAAATCCCGTCTCCCCGAGGAGGAGATCCACCGTCTCTTCATCGCCATGGCGCAGGAGATCGCGGTGGAGCATGGGGAGCGGGTGCGGGCCTGCCGGACTCTGGAGGAGAAGCTGGAGGCCCTGGTGGAGCTGCTGGGGGAGGAAGGTTTCCTGGCCCGATGGGAGCGCCTGGGCAATGAGCTCCGCCTCCATCAATACAATTGCCCTTACAATTATGTGGTCCATCATCATCCTGAGGTGTGCGACCTGGATCGAACCCTCATCGCCCTTACCCTGGAGGCGGACGTGGAGCGTTCCAGTTGCATCCTGAGCGGCGATCTCTGCTGCACCTTCATCATCCGAACCGCCGCGCCTTCGTCCGTCAGCTTCCAGAGGGAGGAGCCCTCCTATCCCTCCGCCGCGTGA
- the sufC gene encoding Fe-S cluster assembly ATPase SufC → MEDALIIRDLHVRVEGKPVLRGVDLTVRKGEIHALMGPNGSGKTTLAYVLMGHPAYTVERGEVLWKGQNVLELPPDERAHLGLFLAFQYPVAVPGVTVANFLRTALNERRKRLNPEDKGIPIPEFRKLLREKLAMLGLEESFATRYVNDGFSGGEKKRLEILQMAVLQPEMAILDETDSGLDIDGVRTVAEGINRIFGPHMGILLITHYQRILNYVKPHFVHVMYNGRIVASGGPELALELEEKGYEWLREQFAEQPTA, encoded by the coding sequence ATGGAGGACGCGCTGATCATCCGGGATCTCCACGTCCGTGTGGAGGGCAAGCCGGTCCTGCGGGGGGTGGATCTAACAGTGCGCAAGGGGGAGATCCACGCCCTGATGGGCCCGAACGGTTCCGGCAAGACCACCCTGGCCTACGTCCTGATGGGACATCCCGCTTACACGGTGGAGCGGGGGGAGGTGCTCTGGAAGGGGCAGAACGTCCTGGAGCTGCCGCCCGATGAGCGGGCCCATCTGGGGCTGTTCCTGGCCTTTCAGTATCCGGTGGCGGTGCCGGGGGTCACGGTGGCCAACTTCCTGCGCACGGCGCTGAACGAGCGCCGCAAGCGCCTGAACCCTGAGGACAAAGGGATCCCGATCCCAGAGTTCCGTAAGCTGTTGCGGGAGAAGCTGGCCATGCTGGGGCTGGAAGAGTCCTTTGCCACCCGTTATGTCAACGACGGCTTCTCCGGCGGCGAGAAGAAGCGCCTGGAGATCCTCCAGATGGCCGTGTTGCAGCCGGAGATGGCCATCCTGGATGAGACCGACTCGGGGCTGGACATCGACGGGGTGCGCACGGTGGCCGAGGGGATCAATCGGATCTTCGGCCCCCACATGGGGATCCTGCTCATCACCCACTATCAGCGGATCCTGAACTACGTGAAGCCTCACTTCGTTCACGTGATGTATAACGGCCGCATCGTGGCCTCCGGCGGGCCGGAGCTGGCCTTGGAGCTGGAGGAGAAGGGCTACGAGTGGCTGCGAGAGCAGTTTGCCGAGCAACCCACGGCCTGA
- the sufB gene encoding Fe-S cluster assembly protein SufB: MAAETFDLSELGTYKYGFAMPERYVYKARKGLSREIVEEISWLKGEPDWMREFRLRALEIFLAKPMPTWGADLSGVNFDDIYYYIKPTDKKSRSWDEVPEEIRRTFELLGIPEAERKFLAGVGAQYESEVVYHNLQEHLRKLGVIFVDTDTAVREYPDLVREYFGTVVPPDDNKFAALNSAVWSGGSFIYVPPGVHVDLPLQAYFRINAQNVGQFERTLIIAEEGSFVHYVEGCTAPIYTTDSLHSAVVEIIVKPGARVRYTTIQNWSTNVYNLVTKRAVVYRDAVMEWVDCNLGSKVTMKYPSVYLMEPGARGEILSIAFAGRGQHQDAGGKAIHAAPHTRSRIISKSISKDGGRTSYRGLVRVYPGAEGSTVSVNCDALILDEISRSDTYPYMEIEEDNVTIGHEATVSKISDEQLFYLMSRGIPQEEAAAMIVTGFVEPLVKELPMEYAVEMNRLIRLQMSGSVG, from the coding sequence ATGGCGGCGGAGACCTTCGATCTGAGCGAGCTGGGCACGTATAAATACGGGTTCGCAATGCCCGAGCGTTACGTCTACAAGGCCCGCAAGGGCCTCTCCCGGGAGATCGTGGAAGAGATCTCCTGGCTGAAGGGGGAGCCCGACTGGATGCGGGAGTTCCGCCTGCGCGCGTTGGAGATCTTCCTCGCCAAGCCCATGCCCACCTGGGGGGCGGACCTCTCGGGGGTCAATTTCGATGACATCTACTACTACATCAAGCCCACCGACAAGAAGAGCCGCTCGTGGGACGAGGTGCCGGAGGAGATCCGGCGCACCTTCGAGCTCCTGGGCATCCCCGAGGCCGAGCGCAAGTTCCTGGCCGGAGTGGGCGCACAGTATGAAAGCGAGGTGGTTTACCACAACCTCCAGGAGCACCTGCGCAAGCTGGGCGTGATCTTCGTGGACACCGACACGGCGGTGCGGGAGTATCCGGACCTGGTGCGGGAATACTTCGGGACGGTGGTCCCGCCCGACGACAACAAGTTCGCCGCCCTGAACTCCGCCGTCTGGTCCGGCGGCTCCTTCATCTACGTGCCGCCGGGGGTCCACGTGGATCTCCCGCTTCAGGCCTACTTCCGCATCAACGCCCAGAACGTAGGCCAGTTCGAACGAACGCTGATCATCGCGGAGGAAGGATCTTTCGTTCATTATGTAGAGGGTTGTACTGCTCCAATATACACCACGGACTCCCTGCACAGCGCGGTGGTGGAGATCATCGTCAAGCCGGGTGCCCGGGTGCGCTACACCACGATTCAGAACTGGTCCACCAATGTCTACAACCTGGTGACCAAGCGAGCGGTGGTTTACCGGGATGCGGTGATGGAATGGGTCGACTGCAACCTGGGGTCCAAGGTGACCATGAAATACCCGAGCGTTTACCTGATGGAGCCGGGGGCCCGCGGGGAGATCCTGTCCATCGCTTTTGCGGGCCGCGGCCAGCATCAGGACGCGGGGGGGAAGGCGATCCACGCCGCTCCCCACACCCGCTCCCGCATCATCTCCAAGTCCATCAGCAAGGACGGGGGGCGCACCTCCTATCGGGGCTTGGTGCGGGTCTACCCGGGCGCCGAGGGATCCACGGTCAGCGTCAACTGCGACGCCCTGATCCTGGATGAGATCTCCCGCTCCGACACGTATCCGTATATGGAGATCGAGGAGGACAACGTCACCATCGGCCACGAGGCCACGGTGAGCAAGATCAGCGACGAGCAGCTCTTCTATCTGATGAGCCGGGGCATCCCCCAGGAAGAGGCGGCGGCGATGATCGTCACCGGCTTCGTCGAGCCCCTGGTGAAGGAACTGCCCATGGAATACGCCGTGGAGATGAACCGGCTCATCCGCCTGCAGATGTCCGGCTCGGTGGGTTAA
- the sufD gene encoding Fe-S cluster assembly protein SufD encodes MAEASKIREAARGIGPEAFQAFLAAREEPDWLRQARREAWEILRETPKPGPTDEAWRRTDIQALAVEELATVLFPDGSSPALGMRQIVEPSEDLSGGLLLLDSGVALHWLDERLRRRGLIFTDLITAAREHPDLVAPYLGQVVRPGDGFFAAMNSAFWRNGIFLYVPRDLEVPLPLRAVIGLRELPTDISRILIVVEPGARVTFIDERLADDEVGAAFHNGTVEIHVKENAHLTYIALQNWGRYMWNFTHERAFVDRDSTLDWVVVGMGGGVTKTFLEAALIGRGSTAYMSGVFFLDGQQHADYDTEQDHIAPYTKSDLLYKVALKDRARSVWQGMIRAHPGAQKTDAYQANRNLILSPHARADSIPGLEIMANDLRCTHGATVGQINEEELFYLMSRGLSRTVATRLIVEGFFAPVLDRIPVADVRRQADHIIHRKLGVPPEEE; translated from the coding sequence ATGGCGGAAGCATCGAAGATTCGCGAAGCGGCCCGGGGGATCGGGCCGGAGGCATTCCAGGCCTTCCTGGCCGCCCGGGAGGAACCCGATTGGCTCCGGCAAGCCCGCCGGGAGGCCTGGGAGATCCTGCGGGAGACCCCCAAGCCCGGCCCGACCGATGAAGCATGGCGGCGCACCGACATCCAGGCCCTGGCTGTGGAAGAGCTGGCCACCGTCCTTTTCCCGGACGGATCCTCCCCGGCCCTGGGGATGCGCCAAATCGTGGAGCCGAGCGAGGACCTGTCGGGGGGGCTGCTGTTGCTCGACAGCGGGGTGGCTCTGCACTGGCTGGATGAGCGCCTGCGCCGCCGGGGCCTGATCTTCACCGATTTGATCACCGCAGCCCGAGAGCATCCCGATCTCGTCGCCCCTTACCTGGGGCAGGTGGTCCGGCCGGGGGATGGCTTCTTCGCCGCGATGAACAGTGCCTTCTGGCGCAATGGCATCTTCTTGTATGTGCCGCGGGATCTGGAGGTCCCCTTGCCCCTGCGGGCGGTGATCGGCCTGCGGGAGCTGCCGACCGACATCTCCCGCATCCTGATCGTGGTGGAGCCGGGCGCTCGGGTGACCTTCATCGACGAGCGCCTGGCGGACGACGAGGTGGGGGCCGCCTTCCACAACGGGACGGTGGAGATCCACGTGAAGGAGAACGCCCACCTGACCTACATCGCCCTCCAGAACTGGGGCCGTTACATGTGGAACTTCACCCATGAGCGGGCCTTTGTGGACCGCGACAGCACCCTGGACTGGGTGGTGGTGGGGATGGGAGGCGGCGTCACCAAGACCTTCCTGGAGGCCGCTCTCATCGGCCGCGGGTCCACGGCCTACATGTCTGGCGTCTTCTTCCTGGACGGCCAGCAACACGCCGACTACGACACCGAGCAGGATCACATCGCGCCCTACACCAAAAGCGATCTGCTCTACAAGGTCGCCCTGAAGGATCGAGCCCGCTCCGTTTGGCAGGGGATGATCCGGGCACACCCCGGGGCCCAGAAGACCGACGCCTACCAAGCCAACCGCAACCTGATCCTCTCCCCCCATGCCCGGGCAGACTCCATCCCCGGCTTGGAGATCATGGCCAACGATCTGCGCTGCACCCACGGGGCCACCGTCGGCCAGATCAACGAGGAAGAGCTCTTCTATCTGATGTCCCGCGGCCTCTCCCGGACGGTCGCCACGCGGCTCATCGTGGAGGGGTTCTTCGCACCCGTCCTGGACCGTATCCCCGTGGCCGATGTCCGGCGCCAAGCGGATCATATCATCCACCGCAAGCTGGGCGTGCCACCGGAGGAGGAGTAG